The Capsicum annuum cultivar UCD-10X-F1 chromosome 3, UCD10Xv1.1, whole genome shotgun sequence genomic sequence TTGAGACTGCTTGGATTGTCGGTAAACAACTTATCTGGGGAGTTCCCTCCTTCGCTATACAATGTGTCATCCCTGGAATTAATAGCACTTTCCTTCAACAACTTTTCTGGTAATCTCAGATCCGATTTAGGCCACTACTTTCCTAATCTCCAAAGGCTTTACTTGGCGAACTGTCACTTCATTGGCTCCATTCCATCCTCTTTGTCCAATGCTTCAAAATTGCTACAGCTTGATTTTCCTGAAAACAATTTCACTGGGAATATACCAAAGGGTTTTGGCAACTTGCGGAATTTGTTGTGGCTCAATGTTAATCGTAACCATCTTGGGTACGGTAAGCATGACGACCTTGACTTTGTAAATTCTCTTACCAACTGCAGCAGTCTACAAATGCTCCATTTGGGAGACAACCAGTTCGTAGGTACATTACCCCATTCAGTAGTCAACCTTTCTAGTCAGATACAACGCCTACTCATCTACGGGAACAGAATTGGTGGAAGCATACCCAGAGAAATCTCAAACCTGGTGAATTTGAATCTTCTCGACATGAGTAAAAGCAATCTTACAGGTCGCATTCCAGATTCTATTGGAAGACTTACAAACTTGGGAAGTCTCAACTTGGATAGCAATCTCTTGACAGGGGTAATCCCTTCTTCAATAGGAAACCTCACAGCACTCGTCTATCTTTACTTGCCACGTAACAAGTTAGAGGGTAACATACCTTCAACCTTGGGTAAATGTAACCAACTTCTAAGATTGGACATTTCTGACAACCACCTGACTGGAACTATACCACAACAACTTATTGCTCTCTCATCCCTCACaaaaatttatgcattttataacTCTTTGACAGGTCCGATACCGGTGTATATTGGCAACTGGAGCCATCTCACCTATCTTGATTTTTCTTATAACAACTTTTCGGGTATGATTCCACGATCTCTGGGAAAATGCTTGTCCTTGGAAGAGATCTATATGAAGGGAAATTCCCTCCAAGGAACCATTCCCGATTTAGAAGATTTGCAGGATCTCCAGTCCTTGGATCTTTCCCTCAATAACCTATCAGGGCCAATACCTCACTTCATTGCAAATCATACTTCCTTACACTCCTTGAATTTGTCTTTTAACAATCTAGAGGGTGAGGTTCCTATCACCGGAATATTTTCAAACTTGAGTGCAGATGTATTTGTTGTGAACTCCAAGCTTTGTGGTGGGATTCAAGAGCTGCATTTACAACCTTGTGTTTATCATAAAACTCAAAAGACGCAGAAGAAGCATGTACTAGCCCTCAAGTATATTTTGACAATTGTTTTTGCTGCTTCATTTTCAACCCTGGCCTTGTTAGTAGTTTTCGTTTGTTGGAGAAGAAATTTGAAGGATCGACCAGAACAAGAAGATAGGTCTGAATCTGCACGTTTCTACCCCAATATTTCTTATGAAGAGCTTCGCATTGCAACTGGTGGATTTTCTTCCGAAAATCTTATTGGCTCAGGCAGTTTCGGATCTGTTTACAAGGGAACTTTTACCTCTGATGGAATGGTCGTTGCTGTCAAGGTACTCAATCTCCAACATCACGGTGCTTCAAAAAGCTTCACAGCAGAATGCCAAGCATTGAGAAACATTAGGCACCGGAACCTTGTCAAGGTTATCAGTGCATGCTCAAGTTCTGATTTCAAGGGAAATGACTTTAAAGCTTTAGTGTTTCAGTTCATGCCAAAAGGGAACTTGGACGAATGGCTACATCCAGAAACGGAGATACAGAAGAGTAGCTTGACCATACTTCAGAGAATGAATATCATAATAGATGTGGCCTCTGCACTTCATTATCTTCACCATCAGTGCCCAACACCCATGATTCACTGTGATATAAAACCACAGAACATTCTTCTTGATGAAGATCTCACAGCTCATCTGGGTGATTTCGGTTTGGTGAAACTCGTTCTTGGATTCAGTAATGCACCAGAACCACATCTGTTTAGCTCACTTGGAGTTATGGGAACCATTGGCTATGCAGCTCCAGGTAAAGTTTCTACGTAAACAAAAATTGTGAATATACCATATGGTCTCTTCTAACAATAGTAAATTATTTATAAGTTGAATTTGCTTGTTGCAGAATATGGCATGGGCAGTAAGGTCTCCATATTAGGTGATATATACAGTTTTGGGATTCTAATATTGGAGATATTCACGGGAAGAAGACCCACAGACCATTTGTTCCAACCAAGCTCTAGTCTCCACCACTTTGCGGAAACAGCGTTGCCAGAGAAAGTTATGGAGATTCTACATAAAACAGCTTTCCATGGAGAGATGACGAGTAAAGCAACCGATGGAGAAGAATGCTGGGCCAGTATCAAGAAAGAACAGATGGAATGCTTGGTTGGCATACTTGAGATTGGAGTTGCATGTTAAGAGCAGAAGATGCATGAAGAGGGGATTTGAGGCCACAGGCTATAAATGAAAGCATTGAATTATTTGATCTAAAATGTTTGGCTGTCTTACATTCTGTCTATTTGGTAAGAAAACATTGTACTCTTACTTATTGTTATCAGAAGCAAAAGGCGCAAAAAACTCTAAGGTCCGTTGGGGCTTTAAGAGCACTCACAAATAAAGTGTGAGCTTTAATGCAAAAGGGAGCAAAGGGaaaaacaatacaaatatatatctatatctatatatatatatgtttagttcaaaactaataattataagcatgaatgacaaatatatgaataaagaaatatatataatacaagaataacaataaagtgaaatatcaattgtttagtgtggCCTCTTTCGAAGAAGCTCAGGCTCATTGACAAGGAAAAGTATGCCTTCGAACCTTGATGATGACATTGAACCACACATTAAGCGAGGGGAACACATTTTGAGCCTCCCTTTAGGGCTTAAGCATGCACCTTTGATAACATTGCTAGGAAATTGATAATATTAGTTAATGTACATTATAGTGGAGTCTAAGGAGGGTAGACTGAACGCAGACCATACCTTTACCTCAAGAGGTGAGGTAAAGAGGCAATTTCGAATAGttccccggctcaagacaaaaacagACAAGAAAAAAGGTGTAATGAAAGTACAAGATACAGTAGACAGTAAACGAAAACATCAGATagttgcagaactgttggtttcAAACCGTTAAAGGGAAACAACACAGGAATTCAATAGTCAAACGTTGGCCGCTGAAACAGAGATGGAAgtttaaagaagagaaaatgcAGAGCAATAGAGAGGGATTAATTTCTTGTCGAAAGACCGTCATTTATTGATCATCAATTACACGTGTTTTAGGGAGTTGAACGTCTTATTCTTATGAGTGGCCTATGTGAATATAAGCCAGGAGCAAGGATTCCGGAAAGTCAAATTCCCAGAATCTTGTCTGTGGATTTCTATAACAAAGGAAAGCCTCCTACCCTAATACTATGCCATTTGATTGAAACAAGTTCCGTGCTGCTCACCACTCCTCGAGGCCAAGGACGGGGTCGAACCGTCATTCCAGGATTTGCAATCCGATACATTTCCATTATGTTACGCTATTACAACTAAAAACAGGACAAAGAAACAACCTACTTCTaccaaaattaagacaactaattagtttcctaccaaTGATAGAACTCCTAAATTAACTAAGATTGTAAGTAAAAAAGCTGGAGAAAAAAAACAGAGAAAGACGTGCATATTCCTAAAGCAACtctcaacactcctccttgctttaTGAAATGCAAACTCCAATTTTCTGTCTGAGAAGCATTCCAATTTTCTGTCTGAGAAGCTCGAATTTGCTGACAGGTAAAGGTTTAGTGAATATATCAGCCCATTGTTCTTCCATCTTGCAGTAGACAAGAATCACATCTCCATTTTTTGAACCTCTCTTAGGAAGAAAAACTTGATATTGAAGTGCTTAGATTTTCCATGAAACACAGGATTGTGAGAGATAGCTATTGCTGCTTAGTTGTGCACGAACACTTCAATGCTTCCTATTGGTTCCATATGCAGATCAATCAGAATTTTCTTCAGCCACAATGCTTGATTTACCGCTGCTGTAGCTGCCACAAACTCGCTTCAGCAGTAGATTGAGCCACAATGTCCTGTTTCTTACAACTCTATGAAAAAATCCCAAAACCAAGACTAAAACAGTTCCCTGAAGTACTCTTCGAGTCATCTTTGGAACCTTCCCAATCACTATCAGCACTCAAAAAGCTTCACAGGTTGAGTCCTTCGAAACATGACTCCATATGTGATAGTTCCTTTGATGTATCGCACAATTCTTTTTACTGCCTTCACATGTACTTCACTCGGACAATGCATGAACCTTGATAGAATACTTACAGCATATAATATATCGGGTCTTGTTGCTGTAAGATACATTAAACACCCAATGAAACTTCTGAAATATGTTTCGTCCGCCTTTTCGGCTCCATCTTTGCTTAGTTTCTCTTTTGGGTTCATGGGAGTATTCACCTCTTtgcaatttttcattttgaatttcttgagaaTTTCCTTCGCGTACTTCTTCTGGAAAATGAAAAACTCATCTTTTCCCTGTGTAATCTCCATTCCAAGGAAATAAGTCATCAGACCAAGATCGAACATTTCAAAAGCTTGCATCATAGCCTGCTTGAACTAATCAATGAGCTTTGCGCTGCTTCCTGTAATCAAAAGGTCATCGACATATAGAGAAACAACAAGAATCCCACTGTTATTGCGTTTAACATATAGTGTAAATTCCGAAACACTTTTCTCAAAATCGAGGCTTAGCAAATAATCATCTATTCGACTATACCAAGATCTTGGTGCCTGTTTTAGGCCATAAAGAGCTTTATGTAGTCGGTAGACTTTCTCTTCTTTTCCATCTACAACAAAACCTTCAGGCTGCTCGAtatagatttcttcttcaagaactccaTTAAGAAATGCGGATTTGACATCCATCTGGTGCACTTTCCAGCCACGTTGTTCAGCAATAGTAAGAAGCAACCTGATTGTGTCGA encodes the following:
- the LOC107864952 gene encoding putative receptor-like protein kinase At3g47110 is translated as MKSSIESFNSHTYLAIHAVLLVFLFSFSLKYAAAAAFHGNETDKLALLGFKSQITEDPSRVFASWNESVHFCRWTGVKCGPRQERVISLNLKGLSLAGIISGHLGNLSLLTSLDLAENSLHDEIPPQLSTLTRLQYLNLSFNYLKGEIPVNLSLCVNLKSLVLDHNNLVGHIPYQVGSLMKLQKLYFRNNNLTGVFPGSLGNLTSLEELYLSYNNLEGEVPASLAQLTKLRLLGLSVNNLSGEFPPSLYNVSSLELIALSFNNFSGNLRSDLGHYFPNLQRLYLANCHFIGSIPSSLSNASKLLQLDFPENNFTGNIPKGFGNLRNLLWLNVNRNHLGYGKHDDLDFVNSLTNCSSLQMLHLGDNQFVGTLPHSVVNLSSQIQRLLIYGNRIGGSIPREISNLVNLNLLDMSKSNLTGRIPDSIGRLTNLGSLNLDSNLLTGVIPSSIGNLTALVYLYLPRNKLEGNIPSTLGKCNQLLRLDISDNHLTGTIPQQLIALSSLTKIYAFYNSLTGPIPVYIGNWSHLTYLDFSYNNFSGMIPRSLGKCLSLEEIYMKGNSLQGTIPDLEDLQDLQSLDLSLNNLSGPIPHFIANHTSLHSLNLSFNNLEGEVPITGIFSNLSADVFVVNSKLCGGIQELHLQPCVYHKTQKTQKKHVLALKYILTIVFAASFSTLALLVVFVCWRRNLKDRPEQEDRSESARFYPNISYEELRIATGGFSSENLIGSGSFGSVYKGTFTSDGMVVAVKVLNLQHHGASKSFTAECQALRNIRHRNLVKVISACSSSDFKGNDFKALVFQFMPKGNLDEWLHPETEIQKSSLTILQRMNIIIDVASALHYLHHQCPTPMIHCDIKPQNILLDEDLTAHLGDFGLVKLVLGFSNAPEPHLFSSLGVMGTIGYAAPEYGMGSKVSILGDIYSFGILILEIFTGRRPTDHLFQPSSSLHHFAETALPEKVMEILHKTAFHGEMTSKATDGEECWASIKKEQMECLVGILEIGVAC
- the LOC124896850 gene encoding uncharacterized mitochondrial protein AtMg00810-like, whose product is MMQAFEMFDLGLMTYFLGMEITQGKDEFFIFQKKYAKEILKKFKMKNCKEVNTPMNPKEKLSKDGAEKADETYFRSFIGCLMYLTATRPDILYAVPKMTRRVLQGTVLVLVLGFFHRVVRNRTLWLNLLLKRVCGSYSSGKSSIVAEENSD